A window of the Desulfotignum phosphitoxidans DSM 13687 genome harbors these coding sequences:
- a CDS encoding YIP1 family protein — MVTAALQAGRFHAYALIQLLIEPGLFFKELVEKTRPRRAVEFMVICCLFYALASLLTGAYSQPVWIMAPIFFINAAGMILISSTLGYMAMVMIAGKKVSFAVVFSIYAFSSGVTLFLSWLPFLVWITEPWKWWLICTGLKNTCNLSWKKSIVIVALSTIVLFFLVYSAHLAFIKNYI; from the coding sequence ATGGTAACCGCTGCATTACAAGCCGGCCGGTTTCATGCCTATGCACTGATCCAGCTGCTGATCGAACCGGGCCTGTTTTTCAAAGAGCTTGTGGAAAAAACCAGACCGCGCCGGGCCGTGGAATTCATGGTGATCTGCTGCCTGTTCTATGCCCTGGCAAGTTTGTTGACCGGGGCGTATTCACAACCGGTCTGGATCATGGCGCCCATCTTTTTCATCAATGCAGCCGGCATGATCCTGATCTCATCCACCCTGGGCTATATGGCCATGGTGATGATTGCCGGGAAAAAAGTGTCTTTTGCCGTTGTGTTCAGCATTTATGCGTTTTCATCCGGGGTGACGCTTTTTTTGTCCTGGCTGCCGTTTCTGGTCTGGATCACGGAACCGTGGAAATGGTGGCTCATATGCACCGGCCTGAAAAATACATGCAACCTGTCGTGGAAAAAATCCATCGTGATTGTGGCACTTTCCACAATCGTGCTGTTTTTTCTGGTGTATTCAGCGCATCTGGCATTTATTAAAAATTACATATAA
- a CDS encoding response regulator produces the protein MTDQIKVLMVDDEKRFRETIRKILEKKGFDVILAENGEQALEKIKQQPDVVVLDIKMPGMDGHETLNRIKKIKPDLPVIMLTGHGARPSARDALVEGAFDYLNKPCDIGLLAAKIKEACHLGDKLPAHKERRVTAVMIPVTEYTKISENKTIQDAILELRSSFETKMATDHLMETGHRSILIVDKYDQIKGILTIRDLLEMLMPRYLSAPRPFLADSIEYSPMFWTGMFTQGIKEIKKKQITEAMSPLPAFIDGNANLMEAAYRMLHENERRLLVTVAGKIVGIIREQDLFFEMEKILKS, from the coding sequence ATGACCGATCAGATAAAAGTATTGATGGTGGATGATGAAAAACGGTTCAGGGAAACCATCCGCAAAATTCTGGAGAAAAAAGGATTTGACGTCATTCTGGCGGAAAATGGCGAGCAGGCCCTGGAAAAAATCAAACAACAACCCGATGTGGTGGTTCTGGATATCAAGATGCCCGGGATGGACGGACATGAAACATTGAACCGGATTAAAAAGATCAAACCGGACCTGCCCGTGATCATGCTCACCGGACATGGGGCCCGGCCATCGGCCAGGGACGCCCTGGTGGAAGGGGCGTTCGATTACCTGAACAAACCCTGTGACATCGGGCTTCTGGCCGCAAAGATCAAAGAGGCCTGTCATCTGGGGGATAAACTGCCGGCCCATAAGGAGCGGCGGGTGACCGCAGTGATGATTCCCGTCACCGAGTATACCAAGATCTCTGAAAACAAGACCATCCAGGATGCGATTCTGGAACTCAGGTCGTCCTTTGAAACCAAAATGGCCACGGACCATTTAATGGAAACCGGGCACCGGTCCATTCTCATCGTGGACAAATATGATCAGATCAAAGGTATTCTGACCATCCGGGATCTGCTGGAGATGCTCATGCCCCGGTATCTGTCAGCCCCCAGGCCGTTTTTAGCCGACAGTATCGAATATTCCCCCATGTTCTGGACCGGGATGTTCACCCAGGGAATCAAGGAGATAAAAAAGAAACAGATCACGGAAGCCATGTCTCCGTTGCCGGCTTTTATCGACGGCAACGCCAATCTCATGGAGGCGGCCTACCGCATGCTCCATGAAAACGAGCGGCGCCTGCTGGTGACAGTAGCTGGAAAAATCGTGGGTATCATCCGCGAGCAGGATCTGTTTTTTGAAATGGAAAAGATATTGAAAAGCTGA
- a CDS encoding response regulator, giving the protein MKGSKILLVDDEIVFTTNMSRLLVNRGYQVTAVNSGDAAIQELEKDDFDVVVLDLKMPGMDGIATLKEIKKLDLFTQTLILTGHGSIDTALEAVRLGAYDYLTKPCEIDDLVSKIECAWQKKDEHVKEDMQENVQKIIESPHSVFDLYPSKDKKK; this is encoded by the coding sequence ATGAAAGGAAGCAAAATCTTACTGGTCGATGATGAAATTGTTTTTACCACCAATATGTCCAGACTGCTGGTGAACCGGGGGTATCAGGTCACTGCCGTGAACAGCGGAGATGCGGCGATCCAGGAGCTGGAAAAGGATGATTTTGACGTGGTGGTGCTGGATCTCAAGATGCCGGGCATGGACGGCATTGCCACACTCAAGGAGATCAAGAAACTGGACCTGTTCACCCAGACCCTGATCCTGACGGGGCACGGCTCCATTGACACGGCACTGGAGGCGGTCCGGCTGGGGGCGTATGACTATCTGACCAAGCCCTGCGAGATCGATGACCTGGTGAGTAAAATCGAGTGTGCCTGGCAGAAAAAAGATGAGCACGTCAAAGAAGACATGCAGGAAAATGTCCAGAAAATTATTGAATCTCCCCATTCGGTATTTGACCTGTACCCCTCCAAAGACAAAAAAAAATAA
- a CDS encoding sensor histidine kinase gives MNGHDTNTTTPDTSLNPPEKNSYRYLFRRFTLLTVVCSIVPLLLVGWGLNIHYTYFAQTRIVRTFEEQVANHGRFIEQFLKEQSAKLRLVANTHSKKDLRQSGNLMTIFENMNREQPYIMDLGVIDQLGNHLAYIGPYDLLDKVYIDEKWFKQVMHKGLYISDMFMGFRQEPHFIIAVLRREGDDQWILRATINTRVFRTLVENMHIGETGEVYLVNTQGVYQTTPRFGGSIMDRADMTVEPFNDLVTVDVYKKNEPGRFSGQVVGKFWLTNPEWMLVVKQAGAETFEEMDHARFVNLIFLHLSALSILVAAIFITRHMVGIIRKRDEHAARLNNQLMQASKLASIGELSAGVAHEINNPVAIIMTERQLLLDQFQQTIIEDPAFKDQFLSSMDQIALQSQRCKRITHNLLRFSRRTRSMIESIDLNRFVAEVVDLMERETKTSGIRLLTDLDPDLPAIQSDSSQLQQVFLNLITNAVDAHEGKPYGSIRISTRYDKDTAGIFLSIADTGTGIDPKHLDRIFDPFFTTKPVGKGTGLGLSICYSIIRQLKGNITVKSEPGEGSEFIIFLPLTVSEKETRESGPSGPDKTSDPSI, from the coding sequence ATGAACGGCCATGATACCAATACCACAACCCCGGACACCTCATTGAACCCACCGGAAAAGAATTCCTACCGGTATCTTTTCCGGCGGTTCACCCTGCTCACCGTTGTGTGCTCCATTGTCCCCCTCCTGCTGGTGGGATGGGGGTTAAATATCCATTACACCTATTTTGCCCAAACCCGGATTGTCAGAACCTTTGAGGAACAGGTCGCCAATCACGGCAGGTTCATCGAACAGTTTCTCAAAGAACAGAGCGCCAAGCTCCGTCTGGTGGCCAATACCCACTCCAAGAAGGATCTGCGGCAGTCCGGCAATCTCATGACCATATTTGAAAACATGAACCGGGAACAGCCTTACATCATGGATTTAGGGGTCATTGATCAACTGGGCAATCACCTGGCCTATATCGGCCCCTATGACCTGCTGGACAAGGTGTATATCGATGAAAAATGGTTCAAACAGGTGATGCACAAAGGACTGTATATCAGTGACATGTTCATGGGTTTCCGCCAGGAACCGCATTTCATCATTGCCGTGCTCCGCCGGGAAGGGGATGACCAATGGATTTTAAGGGCCACCATCAATACCCGGGTCTTCCGCACCCTGGTGGAAAATATGCACATCGGCGAAACCGGTGAGGTCTACCTGGTCAATACCCAGGGGGTTTATCAGACCACCCCCCGGTTCGGCGGATCGATCATGGACCGGGCTGACATGACTGTTGAACCCTTCAATGACCTGGTAACCGTCGATGTTTACAAAAAAAACGAACCCGGCCGGTTCTCCGGCCAGGTGGTGGGAAAATTCTGGCTGACAAACCCGGAATGGATGCTGGTGGTCAAGCAGGCCGGTGCCGAAACCTTTGAGGAGATGGACCATGCCCGGTTTGTCAACCTCATCTTTCTGCACTTAAGCGCTCTGAGCATTCTGGTGGCCGCCATATTCATCACCCGCCATATGGTGGGGATCATCCGGAAACGGGACGAACACGCGGCCCGGTTGAATAACCAGCTCATGCAGGCCAGCAAACTGGCGTCCATCGGGGAACTGTCAGCCGGGGTGGCCCATGAAATCAACAATCCGGTGGCCATTATCATGACCGAACGCCAGCTGCTTTTAGACCAGTTTCAGCAGACAATCATCGAAGATCCGGCATTCAAAGACCAGTTTTTGTCGTCCATGGATCAGATTGCCCTGCAGTCCCAGCGGTGCAAACGCATCACCCACAACTTGCTGCGGTTTTCCAGACGGACCCGGTCCATGATCGAATCCATCGACCTGAACCGGTTCGTTGCCGAGGTGGTGGACTTGATGGAACGGGAGACCAAAACCAGCGGCATCCGGCTGCTCACTGATCTGGATCCCGACCTGCCCGCCATTCAGTCGGATTCCTCCCAGCTGCAGCAGGTGTTTTTAAATCTGATCACCAATGCCGTGGATGCCCATGAAGGAAAACCTTACGGGTCCATCCGCATCAGCACCCGGTACGACAAAGACACCGCCGGTATTTTTCTTTCCATTGCCGATACGGGTACGGGCATTGATCCAAAACATCTGGACCGCATTTTTGATCCGTTTTTTACCACCAAACCCGTGGGAAAAGGCACGGGGTTAGGGCTTTCCATCTGCTACAGTATTATCCGGCAACTCAAAGGCAATATCACCGTCAAAAGCGAACCCGGGGAAGGCTCCGAATTTATCATTTTTCTGCCCCTGACAGTATCGGAAAAAGAGACCAGGGAATCCGGTCCGTCCGGCCCTGATAAAACATCAGACCCATCAATATAA